A section of the Solitalea canadensis DSM 3403 genome encodes:
- a CDS encoding GNAT family N-acetyltransferase has product MNRFYEIKDVGSREFLAAMDIYREAFPDYERHAQQVIEDRIVSGRELLFVAVDENNSVGLMALVWDLKGTDFIVLDYLAVASSTRGQGIGGQFMEFINQWVLEHNKILLFEIEHPDYGTNTEQRLKRLVFYERYGAKKIEKLIYYLPNLAEGAPKEMLLMTIPPVKISAELLKQAVGEIYLHLYGLNEEHDLVKRFNQQIGGF; this is encoded by the coding sequence ATGAACAGATTTTATGAAATAAAGGATGTAGGAAGCCGCGAATTTCTAGCAGCTATGGATATTTACCGGGAGGCTTTTCCCGACTATGAAAGGCATGCTCAACAGGTGATCGAAGACCGGATTGTAAGTGGAAGAGAACTGCTTTTTGTTGCTGTTGATGAAAATAATTCGGTTGGACTAATGGCGTTGGTTTGGGATTTAAAAGGTACTGATTTTATCGTCTTAGATTATTTGGCCGTTGCAAGTTCTACGCGGGGACAAGGAATTGGTGGGCAGTTCATGGAGTTTATTAATCAATGGGTTCTTGAGCATAACAAAATACTTCTATTTGAGATTGAACATCCTGACTATGGTACTAATACTGAACAGCGTTTAAAAAGGTTAGTTTTTTATGAACGATATGGAGCTAAGAAAATAGAAAAACTGATTTATTATTTACCAAATCTGGCTGAGGGGGCGCCCAAAGAAATGCTTTTAATGACGATTCCTCCAGTTAAGATTTCTGCAGAACTATTAAAACAGGCTGTTGGTGAAATCTATTTGCATCTGTATGGATTAAATGAGGAACATGATTTAGTAAAACGCTTTAATCAGCAGATAGGAGGCTTTTAA
- a CDS encoding SusC/RagA family TonB-linked outer membrane protein — MKKSLLSLIAVLLIVANSAMAQTRTITGTVTAKEDGLPIPGVNILVKGSSLGAQTDASGKYSIALPEGSKMLTFSFIGYYTKEVTVGSTSTVNISLEMNSKQLGEVVVVGYGIQKRQEFTGSAATVKGDLFKEMPVQSFGQGLTGKATGVSIVQPNGLLNNPPVIRIRGVNSISLSSFPLVVVDGIPISTSDLSVNSSTNNPLGDINPSDIETVDILKDAASTSIYGSRAAAGVLIITTKKGKQGSVKVNYDGWYGVNNAVRLPEVLNAQQYIDHKNAALARALVLNANAVPAAQRDANGKSFFPAFNADGSLIDTKWYDQIYRTAYSQNHNVNVSGGTDKTTYFLSAGFTDQDGFLKSNEFNRKTGRVTLSHKVTDWLKLSTGLSYANSYNASPNSGSSPGSSATSSSAFNSSGLGRIAVAMAPNVAPYNADGSYSVSNNTIGKGNNLVPITWSNPLVLIDKDKNSSESNRFIGNLAGEFNILKGLTFKTSYSLDRASIENIQFWNPLNGDGYAYSGRAYNNTANRNNWNWVNTLQYLFALDGKHNFNILVGSEAQKTRIENWGAAREGIADPFFDQFQGTYSSNVSAGNDINQRMLEGYFSSVSYNYAGKYFVSANLRRDGSSALASNNRWGNFGGASLGWTLSEEDFYKNSSLSKVMSSARLKASWGKVGNANISNDYGSYTTYAAGNYGGNYTWAFNQAGNNELKWETSNQTNIGFDLGFMNDRVTLEANYYYNNVSNLILGVPQSPSKGIPDNKILLNVGSMYNKGFEFGINAVPVRTAKFSWTANLNVTLNKNEVTALVDDNTPITQATGNLETSSITKVGYPVSSIYAVKTAGVNPENGRRIFINKAGEKVQYLHHGGANAWTYLDGTKANPVNSNDAQILGGTLPTWYGGFNNTFQYGNFDLGVNFTFSGGNYIYNGSRAGLLDQRQWNNSVDVLNAWSTPGQNAEIPLAIYGDNVSNGSSFPIDANVEKGDFLRLQNAVLGYRIPQNVFGKIGINSLRVYAQVSNAFILTKYSGADPEISTNGNDQLAAGVERNTIPQGRSFTFGLNLGF, encoded by the coding sequence ATGAAGAAAAGTTTACTTAGTTTAATTGCTGTGTTGCTCATAGTAGCAAATTCAGCAATGGCGCAAACTCGTACCATAACCGGTACGGTTACTGCGAAAGAAGATGGGCTTCCAATCCCCGGAGTTAACATTCTTGTTAAAGGAAGTTCGTTAGGTGCTCAAACAGATGCATCCGGAAAATACTCCATTGCCCTTCCGGAAGGCAGCAAAATGTTAACCTTCAGTTTTATTGGTTATTATACCAAAGAAGTAACAGTAGGTTCTACTAGCACCGTTAACATTTCACTTGAAATGAACTCAAAACAACTTGGTGAAGTTGTTGTGGTTGGTTACGGTATTCAGAAACGTCAGGAATTCACAGGTTCAGCCGCCACTGTCAAAGGCGACCTATTCAAAGAAATGCCTGTACAAAGTTTCGGACAAGGTTTAACCGGTAAAGCTACCGGTGTTAGCATCGTTCAGCCAAACGGTTTATTGAACAACCCTCCGGTTATCCGTATCCGTGGTGTGAACTCTATTTCATTGAGTTCGTTCCCATTAGTTGTTGTTGATGGTATTCCTATTTCGACCAGTGATTTATCAGTCAACTCTTCAACCAACAATCCATTAGGTGACATAAATCCTTCAGATATTGAAACTGTCGACATCTTAAAAGATGCTGCATCCACCTCAATTTATGGTTCGAGAGCAGCTGCAGGTGTTTTGATCATTACTACAAAAAAAGGTAAACAAGGTAGTGTAAAAGTTAACTATGATGGTTGGTATGGTGTAAACAATGCCGTACGTTTACCAGAAGTATTAAATGCTCAACAATACATTGATCATAAAAATGCTGCTTTAGCAAGAGCTTTAGTATTAAATGCAAATGCGGTTCCTGCTGCTCAACGAGATGCTAATGGAAAAAGTTTTTTCCCTGCTTTTAATGCAGATGGATCACTAATCGATACTAAATGGTACGATCAAATTTATCGCACTGCTTATTCACAAAACCATAACGTTAACGTGTCTGGTGGAACTGATAAAACCACCTACTTTTTATCGGCTGGCTTTACAGATCAGGATGGTTTCTTAAAATCAAATGAATTTAACCGTAAAACCGGAAGGGTTACCTTATCTCATAAAGTTACAGACTGGTTAAAATTATCAACTGGTTTAAGCTATGCAAACAGTTATAATGCTTCACCTAACAGTGGTTCTTCTCCTGGTAGTTCAGCAACTTCTAGTTCTGCTTTTAACTCTTCAGGTTTAGGACGTATTGCTGTTGCAATGGCTCCAAACGTAGCTCCTTATAATGCAGATGGCAGCTATAGTGTGTCTAATAATACAATTGGAAAGGGCAACAACCTGGTGCCAATCACTTGGTCAAATCCATTGGTATTAATAGATAAAGACAAAAATAGCTCAGAATCAAATCGTTTCATTGGTAATTTAGCTGGTGAATTCAACATCTTAAAGGGATTAACATTTAAAACATCTTATTCATTAGATAGAGCTAGTATTGAAAACATTCAATTCTGGAATCCTTTAAACGGTGACGGTTATGCTTATAGTGGTCGTGCTTATAATAATACCGCTAACAGAAATAACTGGAACTGGGTTAACACCTTACAATACTTATTTGCTCTAGATGGCAAACATAATTTCAACATTTTAGTAGGTTCTGAGGCTCAAAAAACAAGAATTGAAAACTGGGGTGCTGCCCGAGAAGGTATTGCAGATCCTTTCTTTGATCAATTTCAAGGCACCTATTCTTCTAACGTATCAGCTGGTAATGACATCAATCAACGTATGCTAGAGGGTTACTTCAGTAGCGTTAGTTACAACTATGCAGGTAAATATTTTGTAAGCGCAAACTTACGAAGAGATGGTAGCTCTGCATTAGCTTCAAACAACCGTTGGGGTAACTTTGGCGGTGCTTCATTAGGATGGACATTATCTGAAGAAGATTTCTATAAAAACTCTTCATTATCGAAAGTTATGTCTTCCGCTCGTTTAAAAGCAAGTTGGGGTAAAGTGGGTAATGCTAATATCAGTAACGATTATGGTTCATATACTACTTATGCTGCAGGTAACTATGGAGGTAATTACACTTGGGCTTTCAACCAAGCAGGGAACAACGAGTTGAAATGGGAAACTAGTAACCAAACAAACATTGGTTTTGATCTAGGTTTCATGAATGATCGTGTAACTTTAGAAGCGAATTACTATTATAACAATGTTTCTAATTTGATTCTTGGAGTACCTCAATCTCCTTCAAAAGGGATTCCTGATAACAAAATCTTATTGAACGTAGGTTCAATGTATAATAAAGGTTTTGAATTTGGCATCAATGCTGTGCCAGTAAGAACCGCAAAATTCTCATGGACTGCCAATCTGAATGTTACACTAAACAAGAACGAAGTTACTGCATTAGTTGATGACAATACACCTATTACACAAGCTACTGGTAACTTAGAAACCTCAAGTATTACTAAAGTGGGTTATCCTGTTTCTAGTATCTATGCAGTTAAAACTGCTGGGGTAAACCCAGAAAACGGTCGTAGAATTTTCATCAATAAAGCCGGTGAAAAAGTACAATACTTACACCATGGTGGAGCTAATGCATGGACTTATTTAGATGGAACTAAAGCAAATCCGGTAAACAGCAATGATGCGCAAATATTAGGGGGAACTCTTCCTACCTGGTATGGAGGATTCAATAACACCTTCCAATATGGAAACTTTGATTTAGGTGTAAACTTCACTTTCTCTGGTGGTAATTACATTTACAATGGTTCGAGAGCAGGTTTATTGGATCAACGTCAGTGGAATAACTCTGTTGATGTGTTAAATGCTTGGTCAACTCCTGGACAGAACGCGGAAATTCCACTTGCTATTTATGGTGACAATGTTTCTAATGGTTCATCTTTCCCAATTGATGCTAACGTTGAAAAAGGAGATTTCTTGCGCTTACAAAATGCTGTATTAGGTTACCGCATTCCTCAAAATGTGTTTGGCAAAATCGGTATTAACTCATTAAGAGTTTATGCACAAGTATCTAATGCATTTATTCTAACTAAGTATTCAGGTGCCGACCCTGAAATTTCAACAAACGGTAACGATCAATTGGCTGCCGGTGTTGAAAGAAATACTATTCCACAAGGCAGATCCTTCACCTTTGGTTTAAACTTAGGTTTTTAA
- a CDS encoding RagB/SusD family nutrient uptake outer membrane protein: MKLFNNKHTSYLLKVALIALPLTGTLSSCKEDFLEAKPELNLPADQAFDTPARILLQVNGLYSSAKNGSLFGGRYMIYNDIRGEEFVNNRANGVTGYSVWQQTQTADDNYITNIWSQGYLTINRVNQFLEGLEANSSKIEATLATNYKGEAKFIRALTYFSLVQVFAKPYQLDQGASKGLPLRLKAETTTANNALKRSSVAEIYAQILKDLDEAETELPDNYGTDAERRTTRAHKNSARALKTRVYLAKGDYAKVITEANKIVPATAPFVSPIGVSNALNPSVTTTYTSYTTLESIFSFPMAVTNVPGTQNQLGYYFNTGGGANLEYFLNKSSNGIWGNAQFRASDDRRTKLIGGTAASPCLIKYSNVSPFLDYTPMIRYAEVLLNLAEAEAEVGDQVRARALLDAVHKRSDPTYDFGTLDKDALIISILTERRIELLGEGFRANDAVRRLQPIKSLGAGADIPPSDARYNFAIPALEVRTNSAIND; encoded by the coding sequence ATGAAATTATTCAACAATAAACATACATCATATCTTTTGAAGGTGGCATTAATTGCTCTACCTTTAACGGGTACCCTTTCTTCTTGTAAAGAAGATTTCCTTGAAGCTAAGCCTGAGCTTAACTTACCTGCAGATCAAGCTTTTGATACTCCAGCTCGTATTTTATTACAGGTTAATGGCCTTTATAGCTCGGCAAAAAATGGCTCTTTGTTTGGTGGTCGTTACATGATTTATAATGATATCAGAGGTGAAGAATTTGTAAATAACAGAGCAAATGGTGTTACAGGTTACTCTGTATGGCAACAAACTCAAACTGCTGATGACAACTACATAACTAATATTTGGTCTCAAGGTTATCTAACCATTAACCGTGTTAATCAATTTTTAGAAGGCTTAGAGGCTAACTCTTCAAAAATAGAAGCAACTTTAGCTACCAACTACAAAGGAGAAGCAAAATTTATCAGAGCATTAACTTATTTTTCTTTAGTTCAAGTTTTTGCTAAGCCTTATCAATTAGATCAAGGGGCATCAAAAGGATTACCATTGCGACTAAAAGCAGAAACTACAACAGCCAACAATGCACTGAAAAGAAGTTCCGTTGCTGAAATCTATGCTCAAATCTTGAAAGATCTAGATGAAGCAGAAACTGAACTTCCTGACAACTATGGCACTGACGCGGAGAGAAGAACTACCAGAGCTCATAAGAATTCAGCAAGAGCATTAAAAACGCGTGTATACTTGGCTAAAGGAGATTATGCAAAAGTAATTACAGAAGCGAACAAAATCGTACCTGCAACTGCTCCATTTGTTTCTCCGATAGGAGTTTCTAATGCCTTAAACCCATCTGTAACCACAACGTATACTTCATACACTACATTGGAGTCTATTTTCTCATTTCCAATGGCTGTTACAAACGTACCTGGAACTCAAAACCAGTTAGGCTACTATTTTAATACCGGTGGAGGTGCTAATCTTGAATACTTTTTAAACAAAAGTAGTAATGGTATTTGGGGCAATGCTCAATTTAGAGCATCAGACGATAGAAGAACAAAGTTAATCGGTGGTACAGCAGCAAGTCCATGTTTAATTAAGTATTCTAACGTATCTCCGTTCCTTGATTATACCCCAATGATCAGATATGCAGAGGTGTTATTGAACCTTGCTGAGGCTGAGGCTGAAGTTGGAGATCAGGTTCGCGCACGTGCATTATTAGATGCCGTTCACAAACGTTCTGATCCAACTTACGATTTCGGAACCCTTGATAAAGACGCATTAATCATCTCGATCTTAACTGAAAGACGCATTGAGCTCTTAGGTGAAGGTTTCAGAGCTAACGATGCGGTAAGAAGATTACAACCTATTAAGTCACTTGGTGCTGGTGCTGACATTCCGCCTTCGGATGCACGATACAACTTTGCTATTCCGGCTCTTGAAGTACGCACTAACTCTGCTATAAACGACTAA
- the mnmD gene encoding tRNA (5-methylaminomethyl-2-thiouridine)(34)-methyltransferase MnmD, with translation MQFSNVQLLKTADGSFTLLQQDLMQTYHSVNGALQEAKHVFLETGLKHFRMQSQVQKLSILEVGFGTGLNFLVTADYCSKENIQLNYVGVEAFPVKPEVMQKIEFENVISAEIWKNFLTNYHLLIEGNNIEINKNTSLRMEQKTILSTSLPPIFDIIYYDAFAPAIQPEMWSQETIQHVVSFLKPGGIFVTYSITGNLKRILKGLGFTIEKPKGAAGKREMLRATLKQEA, from the coding sequence ATGCAATTCAGCAACGTTCAATTATTAAAAACCGCGGATGGAAGTTTTACCCTTTTGCAACAAGATCTGATGCAGACTTACCATTCTGTAAACGGGGCGTTGCAAGAAGCTAAGCATGTATTTTTAGAAACGGGCCTCAAGCATTTCAGGATGCAAAGTCAAGTGCAAAAACTAAGCATTCTGGAAGTTGGTTTTGGTACCGGTTTAAATTTTTTAGTTACAGCAGATTATTGTTCAAAAGAAAACATCCAATTGAATTATGTTGGGGTTGAAGCCTTTCCGGTTAAACCAGAAGTAATGCAAAAAATTGAGTTTGAAAATGTAATAAGTGCTGAAATATGGAAGAATTTCCTTACCAATTACCACTTACTCATCGAAGGCAACAACATTGAAATCAACAAAAATACCAGTCTCAGGATGGAGCAAAAAACGATACTTTCAACTTCCCTACCTCCCATCTTCGATATAATTTATTATGATGCCTTCGCTCCCGCCATTCAACCCGAAATGTGGTCGCAGGAAACGATACAGCATGTGGTTTCCTTTCTAAAACCGGGAGGTATATTTGTTACCTATAGCATTACCGGAAACTTAAAACGTATTTTAAAAGGATTAGGGTTTACTATCGAAAAACCTAAAGGAGCTGCAGGAAAACGAGAAATGTTACGAGCAACCTTAAAGCAAGAAGCCTAA
- the mazG gene encoding nucleoside triphosphate pyrophosphohydrolase, protein MLNDRKITANNPQEAFQRLLNIMDDLRAGCPWDMKQTHESLRHLTIEEVYELADAILEKDTVEIKKELGDIMLHLVFYAKIASETSDFTIIDVLNGACDKIISRHPHIYGDVTVQDEAEVKRNWEQLKLKEGNKSVLEGVPVSLPALVKASRIQEKARGVGFDWEEKHQVWEKVEEEMAEFRSEFNEEGPIDKEKAEAEFGDLLFSLINYARFLDINAEDALEKTNKKFIKRFQHLEKRAKENGQQLKDMSLAEMDVYWNEAKKL, encoded by the coding sequence ATGCTCAACGATCGCAAAATTACCGCTAACAATCCACAGGAAGCTTTTCAACGTTTACTTAATATAATGGACGATTTACGTGCCGGTTGCCCATGGGATATGAAACAAACCCATGAAAGCCTCCGCCACTTAACCATTGAAGAAGTTTATGAATTAGCCGATGCCATCCTGGAAAAAGATACTGTAGAAATCAAGAAGGAACTTGGTGACATCATGCTTCATTTAGTATTTTATGCTAAAATAGCTTCAGAAACTAGTGACTTTACCATCATTGATGTATTAAACGGAGCTTGCGATAAAATCATTTCAAGGCATCCACACATTTATGGAGATGTTACAGTACAAGATGAAGCAGAAGTAAAGCGGAACTGGGAACAATTAAAACTAAAAGAAGGAAATAAGTCCGTTTTAGAAGGCGTACCTGTTTCTTTACCTGCGTTAGTAAAAGCTTCTCGCATACAAGAAAAAGCGCGTGGCGTAGGATTCGACTGGGAAGAAAAACATCAGGTTTGGGAAAAGGTGGAAGAAGAAATGGCTGAATTTCGTTCTGAGTTCAACGAAGAAGGACCTATCGATAAGGAAAAAGCAGAAGCCGAATTTGGTGATCTATTATTCTCATTAATCAACTATGCCCGTTTTCTGGACATAAACGCTGAAGATGCCCTTGAAAAAACAAATAAAAAATTCATAAAACGCTTCCAACACCTTGAAAAAAGAGCAAAAGAAAATGGTCAACAGCTAAAGGATATGTCATTAGCAGAGATGGACGTTTACTGGAACGAAGCAAAGAAATTATAA
- a CDS encoding valine--tRNA ligase: MSISKTYNPRETEDKWYSYWLEKKFFKSVPDEREPYTVVIPPPNVTGVLHMGHMLNNTIQDVLVRRARMQNKNACWVPGTDHASIATEAKVVAMLKEKGINKKDLSREDFLKYAWEWKEKYGGIILDQLKKLGASCDWDRTSFTMDAPLSEAVIDTFIHLYKKGWIYRGVRMVNWDPQGKTAVSDEEVIRKEVNQKLYYIKYKVSGEDGFVMIATTRPETIMADTAICINPNDERFTHLHGKKVFIPLINREIPIILDEYVDMEFGTGCLKVTPAHDLNDYELGIKHKLPVIDILNDDGTLNEKAEILVGEDRFIARKKIAKLLEEAEQLEKVEEYKSQVGFSERTDAVIEPKLSLQWFCKMSELSQPALEVVLNGEVQLIPDKFINTYRHWMENVKDWCISRQLWWGQQIPAWYNENGEYVVAKTKGEAEAEFKAANQAFSNVVQDEDVVDTWFSSWLWPISVFDPSVFGNSESKGNADLQYYYPTNDLVTAPEILFFWVARMIMAGNEFRKEVPFKNVYLTGIVRDKLGRKMSKSLGNSPDPLELIEKYGADGVRVGMLLSSPAGNDLMFDEAYCEQGRNFANKIWNAFRLVKGWEIKEGGDDNNEIAIAWFEHKFNASLAEIEEHFNAFRLSDALMATYKLVWDDFCAWYLEMIKPVYGEPIDRETYDATIDIFERLLKLVHPFMPFLSEELWHEIAERSEMDCIIVSHYPQSVPFDAKVLKSMDAVLNVISQMRNIRNSKQISPKEALPLAIKINSEITYQLFTGLISKLANTSSIDFVTEKAAGTGFHVGTDEFFVDLGSNIDVEAERERINKDLEYLKGFLKSVDAKLSNERFVQNAKPEIIQNERNKKADAESKIKALEESLAALV; the protein is encoded by the coding sequence ATGAGTATTTCAAAAACATACAACCCGCGCGAGACAGAAGACAAATGGTACAGCTATTGGCTGGAAAAAAAGTTTTTTAAGTCAGTTCCAGATGAACGTGAACCCTACACAGTTGTAATTCCGCCACCAAACGTTACTGGCGTATTACACATGGGACACATGTTAAACAACACCATCCAGGATGTGCTGGTCCGCCGTGCTCGTATGCAAAATAAGAATGCATGCTGGGTGCCCGGTACCGATCACGCTTCTATTGCTACTGAGGCCAAAGTAGTTGCTATGTTAAAAGAAAAAGGCATCAACAAAAAAGACCTTAGTCGCGAAGATTTTCTGAAATACGCTTGGGAGTGGAAAGAAAAATACGGAGGTATTATTCTTGACCAGTTGAAAAAACTTGGAGCTTCCTGCGATTGGGATCGCACTAGCTTTACCATGGATGCTCCTCTTTCTGAGGCTGTTATTGATACATTCATTCATTTGTATAAAAAAGGATGGATCTATCGTGGCGTGCGTATGGTAAACTGGGATCCGCAAGGAAAAACGGCGGTTTCGGATGAAGAAGTAATTCGTAAAGAAGTAAACCAGAAATTATATTATATCAAGTATAAAGTTTCAGGTGAAGATGGTTTTGTAATGATCGCAACCACTCGTCCTGAAACCATTATGGCAGATACGGCAATTTGTATCAACCCTAATGATGAGCGTTTTACTCATCTTCATGGTAAAAAAGTATTCATTCCATTGATTAATCGTGAGATTCCGATCATTTTGGATGAATATGTGGATATGGAATTTGGTACAGGATGTTTAAAAGTTACTCCGGCTCACGACTTAAATGATTACGAGTTAGGTATTAAACATAAATTGCCTGTTATTGATATTTTGAACGATGATGGAACATTGAACGAAAAAGCCGAAATTTTAGTAGGTGAAGATCGTTTCATTGCTCGTAAAAAGATCGCCAAATTATTAGAAGAAGCAGAACAACTAGAGAAAGTTGAAGAATATAAAAGCCAGGTAGGTTTTTCGGAACGTACCGATGCCGTTATTGAACCTAAACTTTCATTACAATGGTTCTGTAAAATGAGTGAGCTTTCTCAACCAGCTTTGGAAGTAGTTTTAAATGGTGAAGTTCAGTTAATTCCTGATAAATTCATCAATACCTACCGTCACTGGATGGAGAATGTAAAAGATTGGTGTATTTCACGTCAGCTTTGGTGGGGACAACAAATCCCGGCTTGGTATAATGAGAATGGGGAATACGTAGTTGCTAAAACAAAAGGAGAAGCAGAAGCTGAGTTTAAAGCCGCTAATCAGGCATTTTCTAATGTAGTACAAGATGAAGATGTAGTTGATACCTGGTTCTCGTCATGGTTATGGCCAATTTCGGTTTTTGATCCTTCTGTATTCGGAAATTCCGAAAGTAAAGGTAATGCCGACCTTCAATATTATTATCCAACAAATGATTTGGTTACAGCACCGGAAATCTTGTTTTTCTGGGTAGCTCGTATGATCATGGCGGGTAATGAGTTTCGTAAAGAAGTGCCATTTAAAAATGTGTACTTAACCGGAATTGTTCGCGATAAATTGGGCCGAAAAATGTCCAAATCATTAGGTAACTCGCCAGATCCGTTAGAACTCATTGAAAAATATGGTGCCGATGGCGTACGTGTGGGGATGTTACTTTCTTCTCCGGCAGGTAACGACCTGATGTTTGATGAGGCCTACTGTGAGCAGGGAAGAAACTTTGCTAACAAAATCTGGAACGCATTCCGATTAGTAAAAGGTTGGGAAATTAAAGAAGGTGGCGACGATAATAATGAGATAGCAATTGCCTGGTTTGAGCATAAATTCAATGCTTCATTAGCAGAGATTGAAGAGCACTTTAATGCTTTCCGTTTGTCGGATGCATTGATGGCAACGTATAAATTGGTTTGGGATGATTTCTGTGCGTGGTATCTCGAAATGATTAAGCCTGTTTATGGTGAACCTATCGATAGAGAAACCTATGATGCAACCATCGATATTTTTGAGCGTTTATTGAAGTTGGTTCATCCGTTTATGCCATTCTTATCAGAAGAACTATGGCATGAAATCGCAGAGCGTTCGGAAATGGATTGTATCATTGTATCGCACTATCCACAATCGGTTCCTTTTGATGCTAAAGTGTTAAAATCAATGGATGCTGTTTTGAATGTGATTTCACAGATGCGTAATATCCGCAACTCAAAACAAATTAGTCCGAAAGAGGCATTACCATTAGCAATTAAGATCAATAGTGAAATTACTTATCAATTGTTTACCGGCTTGATCAGTAAATTAGCCAATACCTCATCAATTGATTTTGTAACCGAAAAGGCAGCTGGAACAGGATTCCATGTTGGTACAGATGAATTTTTTGTAGACCTGGGATCAAATATTGATGTTGAAGCTGAACGTGAACGAATCAATAAAGATTTAGAATACCTGAAAGGTTTCTTAAAGTCAGTTGATGCGAAATTAAGTAATGAGCGTTTTGTTCAGAATGCAAAACCTGAGATCATCCAAAACGAACGTAATAAAAAAGCCGACGCCGAATCTAAAATCAAAGCGTTAGAAGAGAGTTTGGCGGCGTTGGTGTAA
- a CDS encoding GNAT family N-acetyltransferase encodes MENILSVRELSSDDIELIINYWTTADEAFLKGMGVELSKLPTKEQWRGMLSEQLSQSYEEKKAYCVIWQIDGKPVGHSNVNKIIFGEEAFMHLHLWNNHDRKHGAGVELVKKSLPYFFKNLKLKTLYCEPYALNLAPNKTLSKVGFRFINEYITTPGFLNFEQPVNRWELTSERFKELK; translated from the coding sequence ATGGAAAACATCTTATCGGTTAGGGAATTAAGCTCCGATGATATTGAATTAATTATAAACTACTGGACAACAGCTGATGAAGCTTTTTTAAAAGGAATGGGTGTGGAGCTTAGCAAACTACCAACTAAAGAACAATGGAGAGGAATGCTTTCAGAACAGCTGAGTCAAAGCTATGAGGAAAAGAAAGCTTACTGTGTGATTTGGCAGATCGACGGTAAGCCTGTCGGCCATTCCAATGTAAATAAGATCATTTTTGGAGAAGAAGCATTCATGCATTTGCACTTATGGAATAACCATGACCGAAAACATGGTGCAGGAGTGGAGTTGGTAAAAAAATCTTTGCCCTATTTCTTTAAAAATCTAAAGCTAAAGACGCTCTATTGTGAACCTTATGCCCTTAATCTGGCACCTAATAAAACACTAAGCAAAGTAGGATTCAGGTTTATAAATGAATACATAACCACTCCCGGATTCCTGAATTTTGAGCAGCCAGTAAATCGTTGGGAGCTAACCTCAGAACGTTTTAAAGAGTTGAAGTAA